A stretch of DNA from Microlunatus sp. Gsoil 973:
CTGGAGGAGCTGACCGCCACCTTCACCGAGGGCTTCACCGGACTCGTCGGTCGCAACGGCGCAGGCAAGTCGACCTTGATCAAACTGCTGGCCGGAACGCTGACCCCGACCTCCGGGTCGGTGGAACGACCTGAGCGGATCGGCTATCTCCCGCAGGATCTCGTGCTGGCCGGCGACCGCACGGTCGCCTCCGTACTCGGCATCGGGACGGTGCTGCAGGCACTTGCCCGGGTCGACGCCGGCGACGGCAGACTCGAGGACTTCGAGATCATCGGGGACGACTGGGACATCGAAGATCGGGTCCGGGCCGAACTGGCCGCCTTCGGCTTCAGCGATCTTGATCTTGACCGACGGATCGGCACACTGTCCGGCGGCCAGGTCGTTCTGCTGGCCCTGGCCGCCCAGTTCCTGGCCAGGCCGGACGTCCTGTTGCTGGACGAGCCGACCAATAACCTCGACGGCCCCGCGCGTGATCGGCTCTACCAGGCAGTACGCCGCTGGCCGGGCCCGGTGGTCGCGGTCAGCCATGATCGCGAGCTGCTCGAACTCTGTGATCAGATCGCCGAGCTCAGGGACTCCGCGATCACCTTCTACGGTGGCAACTTCTCGGCCTACACCGCCGCGGTGGCGACCGAACAGGAGGCCGCAGCCCGGGCCGTACGGACCGCGGAGGCGAACCTGAAGCGGCAGAGGCGGGAATTGATCGAGGCCCAGACGAAGATGGACCGGCACAACCGCTACGGCAAACAGTTCGCGGAGAAGAGCAACATGCCCGCGATCCTCGCCGGTGCGATGAAGCGCAAGGCCGAGGTGTCCCAGGGCAAGCTGCGCGGTGGTCACGAGGCGGATCTCGACGAGGCCAGGAAGCAGTTGGAGGAGGCCGAGGAACGAGTCCGCGACGACGACCGGGTCCGGGTCGACCTCAGTGCGACGAGCGTGCCGGGCGGCCGGGAGATCGTGATCACCGATGATCTTGTGTTGCGGAACGGGGTCGAGGTCGACCTGCACATCCGTGGACCGGAACGGCTGGCGCTGACCGGCGGCAACGGCACCGGCAAGACCACGTTGATCGACACCGTCACCGGTGCGGTGCCGCCGCGATCGGGCCGGGTGACCGGGTACGTCCCCATCCGGTTGTTGCCCCAGCGGCTGCAGATCCTCGACCCCGACCTTCCGGTGCTCACCTCGGTCTCACGGCTGGCGCCCGGCGCGGACGACAACACGCTGCGTGCCCGGCTGGCGCGGTTCCTGCTCGGCGCCGACGTGATCACCAGGCCGGCCCGGACCCTGTCCGGCGGGGAACTCTTCCGGGCCAGTCTGGCCGGTCTGCTGCTGGCCGAACCGGCACCGCAACTGCTGATCCTCGACGAACCGACCAACAACCTCGATCTGGACACAGTGGCGGCCCTGACGTCGGCGCTGCGCCAGTACCGCGGTGCGCTGTTGGTCGCCAGCCACGATCGACCCTTCCTGGACGAGATCGGTCTGACCGGGGAGATCAGCTTCACCGCCGAGCCGCCGCCCGGGCGGTTCGCCCGCGTCGAGGCCTTGGCCTCCTCAGCCGAGTGATTCGGCGTACCAGTTGCGGTCCACGAGGTATTGGTGCAACGAATCCGGCAGCCAGGGCAGGATCGGGTCCGGCAACCCGTCCAGGCCGAACCAGCCGACCCGATCGCACTCGCTCACCGGGGCCGGCTCGCCGTCGAAGGCCTCTGCGGTGAAGAAGACGTCAAGACCGGCCGCGTCACCGTCGACGTACCGCGCCATTCCGACCGGCACCAGATCGTCCGGATCGGTGCGGATCCCGACCTCCTCGAAAGCCTCCCGGGACGCGGCCATCGGCAGGGTCTCGCCGGGCTCGACGTGGCCTCCGGGCAATCCCCAGTGGCCGGAGTGATAGCTGACGCCGGCTCGGCGCGCGAGCAGCAGCCGTCCGGCGCGCCGTACGATGAGCCAGCCGACGATGTGGAACCTGGGAGCGGGCTGGGGA
This window harbors:
- a CDS encoding ABC-F family ATP-binding cassette domain-containing protein, whose amino-acid sequence is MPPVLVCHDLTFSFPSGEIALEELTATFTEGFTGLVGRNGAGKSTLIKLLAGTLTPTSGSVERPERIGYLPQDLVLAGDRTVASVLGIGTVLQALARVDAGDGRLEDFEIIGDDWDIEDRVRAELAAFGFSDLDLDRRIGTLSGGQVVLLALAAQFLARPDVLLLDEPTNNLDGPARDRLYQAVRRWPGPVVAVSHDRELLELCDQIAELRDSAITFYGGNFSAYTAAVATEQEAAARAVRTAEANLKRQRRELIEAQTKMDRHNRYGKQFAEKSNMPAILAGAMKRKAEVSQGKLRGGHEADLDEARKQLEEAEERVRDDDRVRVDLSATSVPGGREIVITDDLVLRNGVEVDLHIRGPERLALTGGNGTGKTTLIDTVTGAVPPRSGRVTGYVPIRLLPQRLQILDPDLPVLTSVSRLAPGADDNTLRARLARFLLGADVITRPARTLSGGELFRASLAGLLLAEPAPQLLILDEPTNNLDLDTVAALTSALRQYRGALLVASHDRPFLDEIGLTGEISFTAEPPPGRFARVEALASSAE
- a CDS encoding NUDIX domain-containing protein, translated to MTNHQADPQPAPRFHIVGWLIVRRAGRLLLARRAGVSYHSGHWGLPGGHVEPGETLPMAASREAFEEVGIRTDPDDLVPVGMARYVDGDAAGLDVFFTAEAFDGEPAPVSECDRVGWFGLDGLPDPILPWLPDSLHQYLVDRNWYAESLG